The genomic region ctaccacctaaaacttcttacctgggaatattgaagactcatgttaaaaggaaccaccagctttcatatgttctcatgttctgagcaaggaagttaaatgttagctttcttacatggcacatattgcacttctacTTTCTTCACCacttttttttgcattatttaaaccaaattgaacatgtttcattatttatttgaggctaaatagattttattgatatattatattaagttaaaataagtgttcattcagtattgttgtaattgtcattattacaaaaaataaaaataattggcagattaatcggcatcggcttttttggtcctccaataatcggtatcggtgttgaaaaatcataatcggtcgacctctattaatAACTTtactatgctcaaagggatattcaatgtctgctttattattacttttacccatctaccaataggtgctcttcttaccgaggcattggaaaacctccctgatctttgtggttgaatctgtgttagaaattcacttctcgactgagggatcttacagataattgtatgtgtggggtacatagAAGAgataacatgatttttgaatgactaacttATACATTTttctcctgaatttatttaggcttgccataaaaaaatgggttgaatacttattcactaaagacatttcagctttccattttttattaatttgtaaaaaatgtcccaaaaaataattccactttaacaatatagggtattgtgtctaggccagtgacacacaatctcaatttaatacattttcaatttaggctgtaacaacatgtggaaaaagtcaaggggcgtgaatactttctcaaggcactttAGTTAGCGTCTATGAATGGGTTAGCACGTATCCATGTATTACCTGCATGATGCTGCGAGGAAGGCTGCTGTGGTGATAGGAGGAATCGCAGGGTACTCATGATCATAGTGCTGTATTCCCTTAAACCATTCCAGGTATACGATGCAAAACATGGCCAAAGCTAGGCATATTCCCAGCAGTATCACACCAACATTGAACCACCAGCTggaaaacaatacaaaacacataAGCAGCAAATACATGACAGGAACTTGTGGTTTGGTTCTTTCATGAAATGCCATCATAAATACTTTTTCCAATTACAGTGACCAATCTACCCTTTAGTAACCTAAGACCAAACAGAATGTTGGTTATTTTCTGGCCAGTGGAATTCACTTCAATAGGAGCGATTCAAGACTACAATCCAGAGATAAAATTATCCATTTTGGATCCAGGCTGACGACCCCTTTTGATTACTAATCACAGATGACCTACTGCAAagacctatacacacacacttgtcccCTTTTATCTTCAATTTAGCTACAAAAGGTACAAAAAGGTTTTTTCATCACTACAACACCTTCTGATATCGCCATTCTCCGTGATGACGCGGAGGAAGTCGAAATAGTAAGTCAAGCCGACAGAAGCCACAATCCAGAAGACGGAATGGCGGTTGATCCGAGGAAGTGGTTTGGCATCTTTCTCTTCTTGACCTGCAAGTTTGAGGCAAAATTCCATGGTCATTTGGAATGCAGTAGGCATGGTCCTAAATCATCACTTTTCACAATGAGTAGATTTTTCATTTCAAAAGAAACACAAAAGGCCTAGAGAAAGTGTGTGATTATTTGCTCCCACACAGTTGAACATTTGTTGAAGGGCGCTACACAATCTAGCTAGGCCTAAGTATGATGATAGCCTAGGCTACAACCTACTAATAAGCATCCTTGAGTTAAATACTGAATACTGTCTGCCTGCCAAAGACCTGGTCACCACTAATGCAACAAGGAAAAAGTGTACAAAGAGGCTATGAAACCTGATAGAATTTACACCAGAATATGAGAACAGAAGGTGCCCAAACCGCTGCACCTTTTAAGGTTCAATACATTTCAGGATTAAACTATTAAATTGCTATTTTAATTGTCTAGTAATCTGACATTCGCAGCTTGGTGGGTCTGATTTCAACTAGAGTACATTTTTGTAAATTAGAGATTAATAAATAGGCTTTTCAAAAAGTATGCTTATAGCATGAGGGGCAGTGAAGGAGGAATGGGGAGGCTTggacaagttgctgtggggggtgcagagctgttgaccggggtaagggtagccaggtggaaagcatggccagccgtagaaaaacgcttattgaaattctcgattattgtaGATTTATCCGTGGTGACAgcgtttcctagcctcagtgcagtgagcagctgggaggaggtgctcttattctccatggactgtaCAGTGATGTTGAGgtctgttttctttttttctcttctgAGAACTTTTTGGTTTCTTTAGCCATGCACAAATGACAGTATTGTGCCAAACCTACGGAGTTGATTTATGACTTGTAGAATGTTTTAATTATATGCCCAGACTTTTCACTGTATTTTTGTACCGTGTTAAATATTAGCCGCTATCGGTAGCCACCGTCAGTTATAACCtcatacatttataactgtcactgaCTTTAGTGTCAGGTAAATTATGTAATGGAATTATGAAAACTGTCTTTCCTGTCACGTTCCTGTGGTTGTTCCTGATGATCGCGAGCAAAAGTAGATCATAGACTAATGTATTAAAAGTTGACAAATAATTTGGGACATTTAGACTATTTGAAACATTATGGAACGCAGACCATATGTAGAAGTTTAAACCTGGAGCATTATTCATGATGACTGGATCATTGTCATCACAGTTCTGTGATTAGTGAGGATTGTTAGGGTAGCTTTATAGGACttactgttcaacccctattgtacacttttctcaccttccaatatttcatTGATTAAACAATTGAACATGGCAACTTTCAGGGTGAATCAAACAACTATTTTTGATTCACCAATATATTTTCTGCGTTAAAGGCTCTCCAAAAAATATACAAGAGAGTATTTTtcaatctaccaattggtgctgatTAGGAGACCAATCTGTGTGTATTTACatggctttctttcattgatccctaatattctgaaccgTTCTCTCCATATATTCTATGGAGTCTGTCGAGAAAACTCTCATTAAAAAAAGGTACAAATTAAAATGGATGGCTTTACATAAATGTACTTAAAACACTACTGAATAAAAGCTCCACGAGAGTTGAATTCAATTTATTCAGCGCAAGCAAGGGACCCACACCTGCAAATCCCATTCTCGCATGTATTTTAGTTTTATGAGATACCCTGTGAGAGCCTTCGTGCCCAAACCCATGCAGTGTTATAAATGCAAAATATTTGGTAATGTATCAGCTGTATGTAGACGGGAGAGGTATCGCATGCCAGCTGAGCCTAAATGCTGCAATTGTGGTCGTGGAACATGTTAGGGTGAAGGAGACTGAGGTGGTAAGTATAAGGGCTTTCCCGCATGTCTCCTATGCAGAGGCGGTGTGAAGAATGGAAGAAAGGAGTGAAGTTGAAGAACTAATGGTAGTAGGAGTAGAGACATTAGATAATATTCCTTGTCAACAGAGGGATCCTGACATGTTGCATGTTAAGGTGGTCTTTTATTGCATTGGTTATCAACTACACAGCGCAAACAGAGCCTGTTTAGGGATGTGATGTGAACGGTGATTGAAGGGGTGTGATGGATTTTGATGAATTTTTTGTATCTTGTCAGGTCACCCCCCTCTTCCTGCaatgaaatatgttttgtttcAATACCCCGTACAGTAGGGGGAGGCAATACACCAATAGGTGTAGTCTGGCATAAAATCTTAAAGTAGAagaaggtaagtctgaataccaactactgagaagtgcttAGGAAAGGTGTACATTTCCTAGGTCTGAATCGGTCAATTAAGGCATATCAGTTTACGGAGACACTGGGGTAAGTCTCCAGTACAGAAGTATACTCTGAAACTATCGTGTTGCTGCAGTGCTGACACAGATTTTAATACAATCAACAATCAGTGGCATGCTTCCCAGTTTAAGCCCAAAAGTTAAGACACGTGTTCTGTTGTCAAATCTGCCTACTGGACCTCCTGTTTGATGCGCAATGTTGGCTATATGAGCCCATACTTAATGTGCCAGCTGTAAAATAAATGCAGGCAGCTACCGAGACAATCATTAACGTCAGCTGACGTTAACTAGAGGATTTTCCTTACAGTTCTGTAGAGGCGTAGAGACTCAactttagcaagctagctagttaactttaTATTAATAGCGATAAGAAATTGGATGATAAGCAACGACACAGACCAAATAAGTTATTTACGTCTCATTCATTGATACGTTTACTGTTTTTGAAATTCAGTTCTTTGTGCTAGCAACTGAGGGCAGCAAACGAAGGAATGTTCATGGCTAAAGTATACCGTTGACTTACTCTTTTCGTTGCTGTCACCTGCTGAAACCCCTTGCATGAGAAGTTCAGCGTCTTTCTTAAATCTATTTCGTAGATTTAAAAATTGACTATCAGCAAGCATGTTTGATATCAGGGTGTTGGTCTTAGCTGACTGGCAGGCTAGCTGTGGATAAAGCTTCTTGGTCCCTTGTCCACTGACTTCTTCTTATTATTCGGTGCTTAACGGCGGTTGGCATTTAATATAATGTTACATTATCGCCACCAACTGGACCGGATAATACAATTCATTCCACTTTGTGATACAAAAATGGGAAAAACGAAATGAAAAATGACCCTGCTAACTattaaccctacactcattaaaaaaaCACCACCACATTCCACTATTTTAACACTATCTAAATCCTACACCAGGCGATGGGACACCCCCTGCAATGCAGCAGTAAAATCTCGTAACTCAAAGTACTTCTCTGCTGCTGCCGCAAAAACAAATACTGTGATTTGCATTCCATTCCTacggtacagttgataaccatggcAATGAACGCTAAaaagccaaccttactgaagcacatTTAATTCGTAggccctgtactgtactgtactgacaaaAAGTATACTACTCACCAGGagcctctcaggatccctccccttgacccatcttcctgTACTtttttcactgcctcagcatatggcACCTTCTGTACAACTCTGACCCTGGCAACCTAAATCTGCCTCTCTCGCACCGGATACTTCTGATCAGTAATGTCACTAGAGATTCATGGATAGGGGGGCTAAGCCTCTTTTGGGGGGGTCTGGGCATACTCCCCCAGATGTATTTTTAACGCGCCCAAAATGTCTTTGCATCATGTCTTTTTAGagtaacaacaggtgtaaaaTCTATCAAAATAAGGATATTTTTGGTCAAGGTTGGCTAAAAGTATACCTGTCTCATAGTTTGTGTTAGACACTGATCTAATATGACTTACTTAAAttctatcaaaataaagaaattgAAGTCCACTCTGTCCCCATCCATCCAACACCCACAAAAGGCACACAAATGGCTGTACTATGTAGCCAAAATACTTTTGTGATTTTattttgaaagagagagaaagaaatgagaAGACATATTATACCATTAGAAAAAAACAGTATCTTCCacaatggggcaaaaaaatacaaaataataataatacatttaaatgttaattAAACTAATGAGCTTAATAAAAttgtaaaaaactgaaaaataattAGGAATAAAATCTGACATCCTATATTACAGAACTGCTTCTCCTGCTTCTTTCTTTTAATGCTTATTCTGTGGGTGGACGCATCAAAGTGTACCTATTTTTAAAGGTGGCAAAGCGGTCAATGCCACTATTGTGGGTTAGTGGCCCAAGGACTTCACCCTCAATTGACATGGCTGCAAGACTTGCAAGACTTTTTTGACCCATTTTCTTACGCAACCAAGAGTGCAGCCGGCGTAGTGCACTGAAGGACCTTTCACAGGAGCAGATGCTCGCAATAATTGTGAGGGCAACCTGAATGATTTCCTTCCGAGAAGGAAACATATCATCATCCAGGAGGTTATGCACAGCTAGCATATCTTTTGGAGGACATCCAGCCTCTCTTTTCTGGCCAAGAAAGTTTCTGGCCACCAACATCTCTTCTGTTTTAACATCAATACTGTAGTGCTTGGTAAACTCAGTTAAGCATGATGTATCTAGGAAGTTATTTGAGTTGGGGCTGCATGCCTGTATCGCTGGTCAAGCTCACAAACCATCCTGTCCAAGCAGGGGAGCAACAACCTTGTTTTCATTGTTTGGGAACATGACAATTCTGTCCCTAAACCCAGGAGGTCTCCACCACAAAATCTCACATTTTCTTTTGTTTTCGCTTTCTTGCGGCATCTGCCTCTGGAATATTGTGAATTTCACAGAGTGCTTTGGTTCTGTCATAAAGTTCTATGGCAAATGCATCTGTGCATTTGCCCATCAGTGTGTCACATACAGCTTGTTTGCCGAAACAAGCTTCTGCTAGGTCTACAGTCTCTTTCTGGAGGAACTTGTGTCGTCCCTCAGTTATAGAAAGGGACTGAAACATCAATAGCAAATACACAGTGAAGAACTTATGAAGTTTTGCTCTCAGAGCAACAACCATGGTGGATAGAATGGCAGATAGACAATCAAAAATAGCAGTTAAAGTGTCAAGGACTGCATTCATGGAACACAGCTGGCATGCCCAGCGAGTGTTTGAGAGCTGTACAAGTTCAGCTGATGCTATTCCAAGTTTGGACTGAGCTTCTTTGAACTTGTGGTGGTTAACTAGGGATGTTCTGAAAAACGAATACACATTCTCCAAGAAACTGAAAAACTCAGCAGCCTCCGGAATAGCCCTGCAAGTATGACACAACACCAAAATAAGCTCATGAGCATAGCAATGTATATAAACTGCCTCCGGATGCAGCACTCTGAAATGTGCTTGCACAACTCCTTTGGAGCCACTCatgacagctgcaccatcatGACTcgaaaacaaatacacattctcCAGGAAACTGAAAAACTCAGCAGTCTCCACAATAGCCCTGCAAGTATGACACAACACCAAATGAAGCTCCTTAACTGTCCTCTCTGTCACATACCTAACACACAGAGCCAACTGTTCAGACTGCCCATCCCTGGCCTCATCCACCATAATGGTATACATTCCAGACTTTGACATCTTAGAGACCATGGTGTCCGTAATCTCTTGAGCACAGCATTCGATCATGTCATTCTGAGATTCTGGAGAGAGATACGTCACATTTGATGGAGTATTGTACCTTTGCAGGAAAGGGTTAAACTTCAAAAGCTACATACATTCCATAAAGTTCCCTCTATTTGTGATTTCACTAGATTCATAATTGGCATGAAAAGAGAGTCCCTATCTTCCTAACACTGAGGTGACTGCAACAATTCTCCTCAGATACTCCCTTCTCTCGGCAATGTCACTAGCATAGGCAGATGTTAAAATCTGAGCAATGTTCCCATGACTGCTAGTTGCCTGGTAGCTTTGCCATGCCACAACACTGTCTCTGTATGTTTGTGCCATCTCATGTTTACCGAAGATAAACAAAGCTTTTTTCAAATTATTGCAGCCATTACTAACAAAAGAATCAAATTGAATGTGCCAAAAACTCTACATTGAAAGCAGAAAGCTGTGTTTTTGTGGACAGAGTACTCTACCCAATTGCATTTCTCAAACCAGCAGTGCTGAAATGCCCTTTTCCGTGTACCAAAACTTTCTTGTGGGTAGCTATTCAGCTTCACTTGTCTGGGCCCAGTGTCTTTCACCTAAATCGCTCTCATTACTGAAAGGAGTTgcttgttgtccctccctctctggatctgtttgttgtccctctctctctggatctgtttgttgtccctccctgtctggatctgtttgttgtccctccctgtctggatctgtttgttgtccctccctctctggatctgtttgttgtccctccctctctggatctgtttgttgtccctccctctctggatctgtttgttgtccctccttctctggatctgtttgttgtccctccctgtctggatctgtttgttgtccccccctgtctggatctgttggttgtccctccctgtctggatctgtttgttgtccctccctgtctggatctgtttgttgtccctccctgtctggatctgtttgttgtccttccctgtctggatctgtttgttgtccctccctctctggatctgtttgttgtccctccctgtctggatctgtttgttgtccctccctgtctggatctgtttgttgtccctccttctctggatctgtttgttgtccctccctgtctggatctgtttgttatccctccctctctggatctgtttgttgtccctctctctctggatctgtttgttgtccctctctgtctggatctgtttgttgtccctccctgtctggatctgtttgttatccctccctctctggatctgtttgttgtccctccctctctggatctgtttgttgtccctccctctctggatctgtttgttatccctccctctctggatctgtttgttgtccctctctctctggatctgtttgttgtccctccctctctggatctgtttgttgtccctccctctcttgatctgtttgttgtccctccctctctggatctgtttgttgtccctccctctctggatctgcttgttgtccctccctgtctggatccgattgttgtccctccctgtctggatctgtttgttgtccctctctctctggatctgtttgttgtccctccctctcttgatctgtttgttgtccctctctctcttgatctgtttgttgtccctccctctcttgatctgtttgttgtccctccctctcttgatctgtttgttgtccctccctctggatctgtttgttgtccctccctctctggatctgtttgttgtccttccctctctgggtctgtttgttgtccctccctctctggatctgtttgttgtccctccctctctgggtctgtttgttgtccctccctctctggatctgtttgttgtccctccctctctggatctgtttgttgtccctccctctctggatctgtttgttgtccctccctctctggatctgtttgttgtccctccctctctggatctgtttgttgtccctccctctctggatctgtttgttgtccctccctctctggatctgtttgttgtccctccctctctggatctgtttgttgtccctccctctctggatctgtttgttgtccctccctctctggatctgtttgttgtccctccctctctggatctgtttgttgtccctccctctctggatctgtttgttgtccctctctctctggatctgtttgttgtccctccctctctggatctgtttgttatccctccctctctggatctgtttgttgtccctccctctctggatctgtttgttatccctccctctctggatctgtttgttatccctccctctctggatctgtttgttatccctccctctctggatctgtttgttatccctccctctctggatttGTTCGatgtccctctttctctggacatgcttgctctctctcacttatACAGCTCGCATGTCGATCTCTGCCTTGCACAGAAGCCTCTCTTTCTGCATattgtctccatctcctcctgagAGTGATCACACCTCCCAGTCAGATGTTTTCCTACCAATTTCAGTACTGTTGAACCTTGTGTGACCCAGTCTCAGCCTTGTAATTACACTTGCTTCCCCTCTCTGTCAACCTGAGGACCTCCTTTTCCTTGATCTtatacaggtgtcttccctttccCTTCCTGTTCTACAACTCTTACCATCAACTTTTAACCGCTG from Oncorhynchus kisutch isolate 150728-3 linkage group LG5, Okis_V2, whole genome shotgun sequence harbors:
- the LOC109890287 gene encoding transmembrane protein 128-like, with protein sequence MLADSQFLNLRNRFKKDAELLMQGVSAGDSNEKSQEEKDAKPLPRINRHSVFWIVASVGLTYYFDFLRVITENGDIRSWWFNVGVILLGICLALAMFCIVYLEWFKGIQHYDHEYPAIPPITTAAFLAASCSFNIALWPVWSFLTPVLLFTQFMGVVMLISMLG